One window from the genome of Anguilla rostrata isolate EN2019 chromosome 5, ASM1855537v3, whole genome shotgun sequence encodes:
- the si:ch73-314g15.3 gene encoding uncharacterized protein HI_0077 — protein MDCFEEDLVNALREIVKGSNWQCVGTTCNFKSQCTKLYSEDGEHIVLVHAENDRYWAMDSSCPHEGGPLDLGDIEDLGNGKLALICPWHHFDFCLETGESSTGLKNQVYEVRVVQGKIYINTQNALSLCPIPEKDTVSFGRLLPDNAKSTPEDSLCFWATKILLTPDPNEKVALTQEVLQRWNSGKITDVGRAMPPAQPSRKDSLTVLEPGKIKRGKGGTLASRIALLHSLANIEQWAIDLSWDIIARFSSVTLSSGEPLPRQFFSDFVKVAGDEAKHYHLLEKRITELGSFFGSLPVHNGLWQSATDTSHDLLARLAIVHMVHEARGLDVHPQTLSRFAAQGDTSSVQVLEVIYSDEITHVAAGLKWFTYICSKEARDCLSTFHELVKQHFKGYLKPPFNTEGRRTAGMTEEWYVPLVKPS, from the exons ATGGATTGCTTCGAAGAGGATTTAGTTAACGCACTTAGAGAAATTGTAAAGGGTAGTAATTGGCAGTGTGTAGGAACAACATGTAATTTTAAATCCCAATGCACCAA ACTTTATTCGGAAGACGGAGAACACATTGTTCTTGTACACGCCGAAAATGATAGATACTGGGCGATGGATTCATCGTGTCCTCATGAAG GAGGACCACTTGACCTTGGTGATATTGAGGACTTGGGCAATGGAAAACTGGCATTAATATGTCCTTGGCATCACTTCGACTTTTGCCTGGAAACAGGTGAATCCTCCACTGGTCTTAAG AACCAAGTCTATGAGGTCAGAGTGGTTCAAGGAAAgatttacataaacacacaaaatgcccTGTCACTTTGTCCCATTCCAGAAAAAGACACAGTATCATTTG GCAGATTGTTACCAGATAATGCAAAGTCCACTCCTGAGGATTCGCTCTGCTTCTGGGCAACAAAAATCCTCCTTACCCCAGACCCCAATGAGAAG GTCGCTTTGACGCAGGAAGTGCTGCAGCGGTGGAATTCCGGCAAGATCACGGACGTGGGCCGGGCAATGCCACCAGCTCAGCCCAGCAGGAAGGACAGCCTTACTGTGCTGGAACCAGGGAAGATCAAGCGGGGCAAAGGAGGCACATTG GCCAGCCGGATTGCCCTGTTGCACTCTTTGGCTAATATAGAGCAGTGGGCCATCGACCTTTCCTGGGACATAATTGCCAGGTTCTCTTCCGTGACACTGAGCTCTGGGGAGCCTCTGCCCCGACAGTTCTTCAGTGACTTTGTCAAAGTGGCGGGAGATGAGGCCAAG CATTATCACTTGCTGGAGAAACGGATCACCGAGCTCGGCAGCTTTTTTGGTTCTTTACCTGTGCACAATG GACTCTGGCAGTCTGCGACAGACACATCCCATGACCTTCTGGCCAGGCTGGCAATTGTCCACATGGTACACGAAGCCAG GGGTCTGGATGTCCATCCCCAGACGCTGTCCCGCTTCGCGGCGCAGGGTGACACAAGCtctgtgcaggtcctggaggtcATCTACAGCGATGAAATCACTCACGTGGCTGCAGGGCTGAAATGGTTCACATACATCTGCTCAAAGGAAGCACGG GATTGTTTGTCAACGTTCCATGAACTGGTGAAGCAGCACTTTAAAGGATATCTGAAGCCTCCCTTTAACACTGAGGGAAGAAGAACAGCAGGAATGACAGAGGAG TGGTACGTGCCTCTGGTCAAGCCTAGCTGA
- the prc1b gene encoding protein regulator of cytokinesis 1b isoform X1 has protein sequence MRRSEVLAAESVSCLNKALCRLKDIWEEIGIPEDQRLQRTDVVKSHIKGLLEMMIAEEESLRSRLINSIDMCRKELDILCRELHLPPFEEEEGHTMLQLEKDIRTRVEVMMKQKSQRMQELKALCQQDQELCDILCTDSYSISPDLVPSLKDLENFRQHIVNLTAEKDRRHKEFVCIKRQIILCMEDLEQLPDTSFERDVVCEDEDAFCLSEENIASLKLLLHQLEDQKAVNEAVCSSYRTKVQALWERLQIAQEEREAFSEHMALSKKRNREALEAEIKRLEELKLQNIWNVTAVIREEIASYWDKCFFSEDQRQAFAPYYVDDITEDVLSLHDAEILRLKQHYEAHKELFEGIRSWEENWTLFQELEKKTTDPSRFTNRGGNLLKEEKRRADLHKSLPKLEKKLKAEIDVWEQEQGCEFLVRGQKFMQYVEEQWETYRMEKEREKQERQLKKSKQTEEDMLYGTAIRTPSKRRIPGAATPGKMRKFNTTSSIYSTTPNSTMRSVFGGTICRSPVSRTPLSNGLMVRTPGRSKTPNMGLMKHNKENISHLNGTALSGASKTPAGSQRTFSINSVASTYSEFAMEIGHIDSTALQSKNFQGHPNLTPSPES, from the exons ATGAGGAGgag TGAAGTGCTCGCAGCTGAATCGGTGTCATGTCTGAACAAAGCACTGTGCCGCCTGAAGGATATTTGGGAGGAAATAGGAATCCCAGAGGACCAGCGACTGCAGAGGACAGATGTTGTAAAGAGTCATATAAAA GGTCTGCTGGAAATGATGATCGCAGAGGAAGAGAGCCTCAGGAGCCGGTTGATTAACAGCATAGATATGTGTCGCAAAGAGCTGGACATTCTGTGCAGGGAACTGCATTTACCGCCGTTTGAG gaggaagaagggcaCACGATGCTGCAGCTGGAGAAGGACATTCGAACCCGAGTGGAAGTGATGATGAAACAGAAGAGTCAGAGGATGCAGGAGCTCAAAGCTCTTTGTCAGCAGGACCAGGAGCTCTGCGACATTCTGTGCACAGACTCTTACAGTATCAGCCCCGACTTGGTCCCCTCCCTGAAGGACCTGGAGAACTTCCGCCAACATATTGTCAACCTCACTGCAGAAAAG GATCGGAGGCACAAAGAGTTTGTCTGCATTAAGAGACAAATTATCTTGTGCATGGAGGACCTGGAGCAATTGCCAGACACTAGTTTTGAGCGGGATGTGGTGTGTGAGGATGAGGACGCCTTCTGTCTGTCCGAAGAGAATATTGCATCGCTTAAACTGCTTCTCCATCAG CTGGAAGATCAGAAGGCGGTGAATGAGGCAGTTTGTAGCTCTTACCGCACAAAGGTCCAGGCGCTTTGGGAGAGGCTGCAAATCgcccaggaggagagggaggctttCTCAGAGCATATGGCCTTGTCCAAGAAAAGAAATAGGGAGGCT ttagAAGCTGAGATAAAGCGCCTTGAAGAACTAAAACTTCAGAACATTTGGAACGTTACTGCAGTTATCCGTGAGGAGATTGCCTCCTACTGGGACAAGTGTTTCTTCAGCGAAGACCAGCGTCAGGCCTTTGCACCGTACTATGTTG ATGATATCACTGAAGACGTTTTAAGCCTGCATGATGCAGAAATCCTTCGTCTCAAACAACATTATGAGGCCCACAAGGAGCTCTTTGAGGGCATTCGCAGTTGGGAAGAAAACTGGACACTCTTCCAGGAACTTGAG AAAAAGACAACCGACCCTTCCAGATTTACTAACCGTGGAGGAAATCTTTTGAAAGAGGAGAAACGCAGGGCTGATCTGCACAAAAGCCTGCCAAAG cTGGAGAAGAAGCTGAAGGCTGAGATCGATGTTTGGGAGCAGGAGCAAGGCTGTGAATTCTTAGTCAGGGGTCAGAAGTTTATGCAGTACGTAGAGGAGCAATGGGAGACGTACaggatggagaaagaaagggaaaaacagGAACGG CAACTGAAGAAAAGCAAGCAAACGGAGGAAGATATGCTGTATGGCACTGCTATTCGTACTCCGTCTAAACGCAGAATTCCAGGCGCCGCCACACCTGGAAAAATGCGAAAG TTCAATACCACCTCCAGCATCTATAGCACCACTCCTAACAGCACAATGCGCTCTGTCTTTGGGGGAACCATCTGTCGCTCTCCAGTGTCCAGAACCCCCCTCTCG AATGGTCTCATGGTGCGGACACCAGGACGCAGCAAGACTCCAAATATGGGTCTGATGAAGCACAACAAAGAGAACATCTCTCACCTCAATGGGACTGCTCTGAGTGGTGCGTCGAAGACGCCAGCAGGCTCACAACGCACCTTCAGCATTAACTCTGTTGCCAGCACCTATTCAGAATTTGCG ATGGAAATTGGCCACATTGATTCCACCGCCCTGCAAAG CAAGAACTTTCAAGGGCATCCAAATCTAACTCCAAGCCCGGAGTCTTGA
- the prc1b gene encoding protein regulator of cytokinesis 1b isoform X4 produces the protein MRRSEVLAAESVSCLNKALCRLKDIWEEIGIPEDQRLQRTDVVKSHIKGLLEMMIAEEESLRSRLINSIDMCRKELDILCRELHLPPFEEEEGHTMLQLEKDIRTRVEVMMKQKSQRMQELKALCQQDQELCDILCTDSYSISPDLVPSLKDLENFRQHIVNLTAEKDRRHKEFVCIKRQIILCMEDLEQLPDTSFERDVVCEDEDAFCLSEENIASLKLLLHQLEDQKAVNEAVCSSYRTKVQALWERLQIAQEEREAFSEHMALSKKRNREALEAEIKRLEELKLQNIWNVTAVIREEIASYWDKCFFSEDQRQAFAPYYVDDITEDVLSLHDAEILRLKQHYEAHKELFEGIRSWEENWTLFQELEKKTTDPSRFTNRGGNLLKEEKRRADLHKSLPKLEKKLKAEIDVWEQEQGCEFLVRGQKFMQYVEEQWETYRMEKEREKQERQLKKSKQTEEDMLYGTAIRTPSKRRIPGAATPGKMRKFNTTSSIYSTTPNSTMRSVFGGTICRSPVSRTPLSNGLMVRTPGRSKTPNMGLMKHNKENISHLNGTALSDGNWPH, from the exons ATGAGGAGgag TGAAGTGCTCGCAGCTGAATCGGTGTCATGTCTGAACAAAGCACTGTGCCGCCTGAAGGATATTTGGGAGGAAATAGGAATCCCAGAGGACCAGCGACTGCAGAGGACAGATGTTGTAAAGAGTCATATAAAA GGTCTGCTGGAAATGATGATCGCAGAGGAAGAGAGCCTCAGGAGCCGGTTGATTAACAGCATAGATATGTGTCGCAAAGAGCTGGACATTCTGTGCAGGGAACTGCATTTACCGCCGTTTGAG gaggaagaagggcaCACGATGCTGCAGCTGGAGAAGGACATTCGAACCCGAGTGGAAGTGATGATGAAACAGAAGAGTCAGAGGATGCAGGAGCTCAAAGCTCTTTGTCAGCAGGACCAGGAGCTCTGCGACATTCTGTGCACAGACTCTTACAGTATCAGCCCCGACTTGGTCCCCTCCCTGAAGGACCTGGAGAACTTCCGCCAACATATTGTCAACCTCACTGCAGAAAAG GATCGGAGGCACAAAGAGTTTGTCTGCATTAAGAGACAAATTATCTTGTGCATGGAGGACCTGGAGCAATTGCCAGACACTAGTTTTGAGCGGGATGTGGTGTGTGAGGATGAGGACGCCTTCTGTCTGTCCGAAGAGAATATTGCATCGCTTAAACTGCTTCTCCATCAG CTGGAAGATCAGAAGGCGGTGAATGAGGCAGTTTGTAGCTCTTACCGCACAAAGGTCCAGGCGCTTTGGGAGAGGCTGCAAATCgcccaggaggagagggaggctttCTCAGAGCATATGGCCTTGTCCAAGAAAAGAAATAGGGAGGCT ttagAAGCTGAGATAAAGCGCCTTGAAGAACTAAAACTTCAGAACATTTGGAACGTTACTGCAGTTATCCGTGAGGAGATTGCCTCCTACTGGGACAAGTGTTTCTTCAGCGAAGACCAGCGTCAGGCCTTTGCACCGTACTATGTTG ATGATATCACTGAAGACGTTTTAAGCCTGCATGATGCAGAAATCCTTCGTCTCAAACAACATTATGAGGCCCACAAGGAGCTCTTTGAGGGCATTCGCAGTTGGGAAGAAAACTGGACACTCTTCCAGGAACTTGAG AAAAAGACAACCGACCCTTCCAGATTTACTAACCGTGGAGGAAATCTTTTGAAAGAGGAGAAACGCAGGGCTGATCTGCACAAAAGCCTGCCAAAG cTGGAGAAGAAGCTGAAGGCTGAGATCGATGTTTGGGAGCAGGAGCAAGGCTGTGAATTCTTAGTCAGGGGTCAGAAGTTTATGCAGTACGTAGAGGAGCAATGGGAGACGTACaggatggagaaagaaagggaaaaacagGAACGG CAACTGAAGAAAAGCAAGCAAACGGAGGAAGATATGCTGTATGGCACTGCTATTCGTACTCCGTCTAAACGCAGAATTCCAGGCGCCGCCACACCTGGAAAAATGCGAAAG TTCAATACCACCTCCAGCATCTATAGCACCACTCCTAACAGCACAATGCGCTCTGTCTTTGGGGGAACCATCTGTCGCTCTCCAGTGTCCAGAACCCCCCTCTCG AATGGTCTCATGGTGCGGACACCAGGACGCAGCAAGACTCCAAATATGGGTCTGATGAAGCACAACAAAGAGAACATCTCTCACCTCAATGGGACTGCTCTGAGTG ATGGAAATTGGCCACATTGA
- the prc1b gene encoding protein regulator of cytokinesis 1b isoform X2, with protein sequence MRRSEVLAAESVSCLNKALCRLKDIWEEIGIPEDQRLQRTDVVKSHIKGLLEMMIAEEESLRSRLINSIDMCRKELDILCRELHLPPFEEEEGHTMLQLEKDIRTRVEVMMKQKSQRMQELKALCQQDQELCDILCTDSYSISPDLVPSLKDLENFRQHIVNLTAEKDRRHKEFVCIKRQIILCMEDLEQLPDTSFERDVVCEDEDAFCLSEENIASLKLLLHQLEDQKAVNEAVCSSYRTKVQALWERLQIAQEEREAFSEHMALSKKRNREALEAEIKRLEELKLQNIWNVTAVIREEIASYWDKCFFSEDQRQAFAPYYVDDITEDVLSLHDAEILRLKQHYEAHKELFEGIRSWEENWTLFQELEKKTTDPSRFTNRGGNLLKEEKRRADLHKSLPKLEKKLKAEIDVWEQEQGCEFLVRGQKFMQYVEEQWETYRMEKEREKQERQLKKSKQTEEDMLYGTAIRTPSKRRIPGAATPGKMRKFNTTSSIYSTTPNSTMRSVFGGTICRSPVSRTPLSNGLMVRTPGRSKTPNMGLMKHNKENISHLNGTALSGASKTPAGSQRTFSINSVASTYSEFAQELSRASKSNSKPGVLNSTVTHI encoded by the exons ATGAGGAGgag TGAAGTGCTCGCAGCTGAATCGGTGTCATGTCTGAACAAAGCACTGTGCCGCCTGAAGGATATTTGGGAGGAAATAGGAATCCCAGAGGACCAGCGACTGCAGAGGACAGATGTTGTAAAGAGTCATATAAAA GGTCTGCTGGAAATGATGATCGCAGAGGAAGAGAGCCTCAGGAGCCGGTTGATTAACAGCATAGATATGTGTCGCAAAGAGCTGGACATTCTGTGCAGGGAACTGCATTTACCGCCGTTTGAG gaggaagaagggcaCACGATGCTGCAGCTGGAGAAGGACATTCGAACCCGAGTGGAAGTGATGATGAAACAGAAGAGTCAGAGGATGCAGGAGCTCAAAGCTCTTTGTCAGCAGGACCAGGAGCTCTGCGACATTCTGTGCACAGACTCTTACAGTATCAGCCCCGACTTGGTCCCCTCCCTGAAGGACCTGGAGAACTTCCGCCAACATATTGTCAACCTCACTGCAGAAAAG GATCGGAGGCACAAAGAGTTTGTCTGCATTAAGAGACAAATTATCTTGTGCATGGAGGACCTGGAGCAATTGCCAGACACTAGTTTTGAGCGGGATGTGGTGTGTGAGGATGAGGACGCCTTCTGTCTGTCCGAAGAGAATATTGCATCGCTTAAACTGCTTCTCCATCAG CTGGAAGATCAGAAGGCGGTGAATGAGGCAGTTTGTAGCTCTTACCGCACAAAGGTCCAGGCGCTTTGGGAGAGGCTGCAAATCgcccaggaggagagggaggctttCTCAGAGCATATGGCCTTGTCCAAGAAAAGAAATAGGGAGGCT ttagAAGCTGAGATAAAGCGCCTTGAAGAACTAAAACTTCAGAACATTTGGAACGTTACTGCAGTTATCCGTGAGGAGATTGCCTCCTACTGGGACAAGTGTTTCTTCAGCGAAGACCAGCGTCAGGCCTTTGCACCGTACTATGTTG ATGATATCACTGAAGACGTTTTAAGCCTGCATGATGCAGAAATCCTTCGTCTCAAACAACATTATGAGGCCCACAAGGAGCTCTTTGAGGGCATTCGCAGTTGGGAAGAAAACTGGACACTCTTCCAGGAACTTGAG AAAAAGACAACCGACCCTTCCAGATTTACTAACCGTGGAGGAAATCTTTTGAAAGAGGAGAAACGCAGGGCTGATCTGCACAAAAGCCTGCCAAAG cTGGAGAAGAAGCTGAAGGCTGAGATCGATGTTTGGGAGCAGGAGCAAGGCTGTGAATTCTTAGTCAGGGGTCAGAAGTTTATGCAGTACGTAGAGGAGCAATGGGAGACGTACaggatggagaaagaaagggaaaaacagGAACGG CAACTGAAGAAAAGCAAGCAAACGGAGGAAGATATGCTGTATGGCACTGCTATTCGTACTCCGTCTAAACGCAGAATTCCAGGCGCCGCCACACCTGGAAAAATGCGAAAG TTCAATACCACCTCCAGCATCTATAGCACCACTCCTAACAGCACAATGCGCTCTGTCTTTGGGGGAACCATCTGTCGCTCTCCAGTGTCCAGAACCCCCCTCTCG AATGGTCTCATGGTGCGGACACCAGGACGCAGCAAGACTCCAAATATGGGTCTGATGAAGCACAACAAAGAGAACATCTCTCACCTCAATGGGACTGCTCTGAGTGGTGCGTCGAAGACGCCAGCAGGCTCACAACGCACCTTCAGCATTAACTCTGTTGCCAGCACCTATTCAGAATTTGCG CAAGAACTTTCAAGGGCATCCAAATCTAACTCCAAGCCCGGAGTCTTGAACTCAACCGTCACTCATATTTGA
- the prc1b gene encoding protein regulator of cytokinesis 1b isoform X3: protein MRRSEVLAAESVSCLNKALCRLKDIWEEIGIPEDQRLQRTDVVKSHIKGLLEMMIAEEESLRSRLINSIDMCRKELDILCRELHLPPFEEEEGHTMLQLEKDIRTRVEVMMKQKSQRMQELKALCQQDQELCDILCTDSYSISPDLVPSLKDLENFRQHIVNLTAEKDRRHKEFVCIKRQIILCMEDLEQLPDTSFERDVVCEDEDAFCLSEENIASLKLLLHQLEDQKAVNEAVCSSYRTKVQALWERLQIAQEEREAFSEHMALSKKRNREALEAEIKRLEELKLQNIWNVTAVIREEIASYWDKCFFSEDQRQAFAPYYVDDITEDVLSLHDAEILRLKQHYEAHKELFEGIRSWEENWTLFQELEKKTTDPSRFTNRGGNLLKEEKRRADLHKSLPKLEKKLKAEIDVWEQEQGCEFLVRGQKFMQYVEEQWETYRMEKEREKQERQLKKSKQTEEDMLYGTAIRTPSKRRIPGAATPGKMRKFNTTSSIYSTTPNSTMRSVFGGTICRSPVSRTPLSNGLMVRTPGRSKTPNMGLMKHNKENISHLNGTALSARTFKGIQI from the exons ATGAGGAGgag TGAAGTGCTCGCAGCTGAATCGGTGTCATGTCTGAACAAAGCACTGTGCCGCCTGAAGGATATTTGGGAGGAAATAGGAATCCCAGAGGACCAGCGACTGCAGAGGACAGATGTTGTAAAGAGTCATATAAAA GGTCTGCTGGAAATGATGATCGCAGAGGAAGAGAGCCTCAGGAGCCGGTTGATTAACAGCATAGATATGTGTCGCAAAGAGCTGGACATTCTGTGCAGGGAACTGCATTTACCGCCGTTTGAG gaggaagaagggcaCACGATGCTGCAGCTGGAGAAGGACATTCGAACCCGAGTGGAAGTGATGATGAAACAGAAGAGTCAGAGGATGCAGGAGCTCAAAGCTCTTTGTCAGCAGGACCAGGAGCTCTGCGACATTCTGTGCACAGACTCTTACAGTATCAGCCCCGACTTGGTCCCCTCCCTGAAGGACCTGGAGAACTTCCGCCAACATATTGTCAACCTCACTGCAGAAAAG GATCGGAGGCACAAAGAGTTTGTCTGCATTAAGAGACAAATTATCTTGTGCATGGAGGACCTGGAGCAATTGCCAGACACTAGTTTTGAGCGGGATGTGGTGTGTGAGGATGAGGACGCCTTCTGTCTGTCCGAAGAGAATATTGCATCGCTTAAACTGCTTCTCCATCAG CTGGAAGATCAGAAGGCGGTGAATGAGGCAGTTTGTAGCTCTTACCGCACAAAGGTCCAGGCGCTTTGGGAGAGGCTGCAAATCgcccaggaggagagggaggctttCTCAGAGCATATGGCCTTGTCCAAGAAAAGAAATAGGGAGGCT ttagAAGCTGAGATAAAGCGCCTTGAAGAACTAAAACTTCAGAACATTTGGAACGTTACTGCAGTTATCCGTGAGGAGATTGCCTCCTACTGGGACAAGTGTTTCTTCAGCGAAGACCAGCGTCAGGCCTTTGCACCGTACTATGTTG ATGATATCACTGAAGACGTTTTAAGCCTGCATGATGCAGAAATCCTTCGTCTCAAACAACATTATGAGGCCCACAAGGAGCTCTTTGAGGGCATTCGCAGTTGGGAAGAAAACTGGACACTCTTCCAGGAACTTGAG AAAAAGACAACCGACCCTTCCAGATTTACTAACCGTGGAGGAAATCTTTTGAAAGAGGAGAAACGCAGGGCTGATCTGCACAAAAGCCTGCCAAAG cTGGAGAAGAAGCTGAAGGCTGAGATCGATGTTTGGGAGCAGGAGCAAGGCTGTGAATTCTTAGTCAGGGGTCAGAAGTTTATGCAGTACGTAGAGGAGCAATGGGAGACGTACaggatggagaaagaaagggaaaaacagGAACGG CAACTGAAGAAAAGCAAGCAAACGGAGGAAGATATGCTGTATGGCACTGCTATTCGTACTCCGTCTAAACGCAGAATTCCAGGCGCCGCCACACCTGGAAAAATGCGAAAG TTCAATACCACCTCCAGCATCTATAGCACCACTCCTAACAGCACAATGCGCTCTGTCTTTGGGGGAACCATCTGTCGCTCTCCAGTGTCCAGAACCCCCCTCTCG AATGGTCTCATGGTGCGGACACCAGGACGCAGCAAGACTCCAAATATGGGTCTGATGAAGCACAACAAAGAGAACATCTCTCACCTCAATGGGACTGCTCTGAGTG CAAGAACTTTCAAGGGCATCCAAATCTAA